The nucleotide sequence AAGTAAGCAAGATCGCCATCGGAACCGCTGAGATGCCACCACGAGAGGGAGAGACCAAAAGCCGCATGGTTTCCACGATGGAAATAACACTAAAGAAGTAAACCCAAAGCAGAGCAACTAACTCACAAACCTTTCTTTCATTTTTTAAACCCCACAAAACATTTTCAACATCCAGGTTCTGTTCAGCACGTAACTTGTTCTCTAAAAGGAAAAGGTAACTGAGCTTAGGCAGGTTTGGGTTGTTTTCGTTTGTAGTAGACTAGGGGGTGGCGTATGTGTTGGCAGAGTTGGTCGGGGTTGGTGCAGACGCCGTGGGTTTTTAGGGTGGAGCAGCTTGGGGGGGTGTATTTGGTTCCTGAGCCGCGTTCACCAGCTATGTGTTCAACTTGGTAGAGGGTTAGGCGGGCGTTGTAGTCAGAGAAGGTTTTGAAGACTTCGGCGACTTTTTCGGAAGGCATGCCGATGGTTACAAGAAAGGAGGTTAGGGCGAATCTGCCTATGTGGGAGAGGTGGCGTCCATTTGTGGCGGCGTCTTGCAAGGCAACTATGCAGGGGGGAAAAGCGGATTGGGAGACGATTTTGGGGAAGCCGTCCATTTCGGATTCGCCGATTTTTTCTTTTGCTAAGTCGGTTATGTACTCGGCGATTTGGGTGATTTTAGGTGGGAAATCTGGGAGTTCTTTGGTTTCTAAGCGTTTTTCGATGCGTCTTTGGATTTCTTCTTGCAGCAGGCGGGCTATGTCGTGTTGGGGCAGGTAAACTTTGCCGTTTGTTAAGAGGCGGTTGACGAGTTTCCAGTTTTCGTCGCGCAAATGAGTGATGTTTCGCAGGTAATCAGCAACCCCAATCACAAAATCCAAGGCAATTTCGGGGTCTTTGTTTAGTTGTATGTCCCAGTCGAAATCTTTTGCTATGGCTATGAGGCGCTGGTTTGATTCGTGTTGTAGTGCGCTAAAAGCTTCCTTAGCCTCCGCCAGCGCGTAACGTTTCTTGATGAAAGAGTTCTTGGTTGCCAAAGCCAAGATAATTGCCACAGGAAAAGAGGGAATTTCCAAATCATTTGCTACGCGTTCGCCTGTCCACACGTACAAAACCGCGTTTTCCAGCCTTTCCTTGGCGCGGTTAAGGATACCGCTCAGTTCGGGGCTGTCTAACTCGTCAATGTCTAAACCGATAAGTTGCAGGTACGCAGCAGTTTCTTTTAAAAAAGGGTATTTGGCTATGTCGTTGGGAGTGAAACTTTGAGTTTCTTGCGACATACCCTTGGCTCTACTACTCGGTTTCTATGCGTGGCGCTAGGAAAAAGGTTAGTTTGCCTTCGATGGTTTGTTGGAAGTCTATGCGAACGGGCATGTCGCTGGAGAATTCTAAGGTGGCTATGTCGCTTGTGGCGGAGGCGGCTTTGATTATTTCGGAGAGGTAACTTAGACTGAAAGTGGCTTTGGATTCTTCTTTGACGTCTAAATCCAGTAGGGCGTCGTTGCCTTTTTGCAGGGTGATTGTTGCGCCCATGAGGTCGCCTGAAGCGCTTAGCACCAGTTTTTCTGGGTCAGCTTCGAAGCGCACGTGGTCACTTACCAGACCTGCGTCGTCTATGGCTTGACTTAGACCCTGAGTGGTGGTTTTGGCAACAACGTTAAAGGTTATCTTGGGGGTGGGAACCTCTTCTTCGGATGCTTCCAGCGTGGGCATGTTGAATTTTCTTGTGTATTTGCCCGTGATTTTAACTTGCAACCGACCCGTCTTATCATCTAGGGAAAGCTCGACGGCTTCGTCTTTGCTGGCGCGTTTAAGCAGTTTAAGCAACTCACTTATGTTTATGCACATAGCAGAGGATTCAGAGCAGTCGTACTCTTCAAAAATGCTTTTTGGCCATTCAAAATCAATCATGGCAACCCGTGAAGGGTCCATTGCACGCAGTTTCAAGCCGTCAGTTTCAATCTTGAAGGTGGCTTCGTCAACAAGAATAGAAATTGCGTTAGCCATGTCTTTTAGAAGTTTGGCGTCGGATACTTTGAGCTTAAACATTCAGGGTTCCTCTGTTCTAGTGCAATATGCTGTATGATTATTTAGATTTATGCTTTAAGGAAGACGCGGGTACATAAACTGTTCTAGAAGCTACAAAACCCAAACAAAAGGGTAGAGGGGGGATTTTAGCTGTATTCGCGGAAGGTGTAGTTGCATTTTGTGCAGCGTAGGAACTGGGTTGAGGATTCATCTGAGCCGCGGGTTTGTACTTGCCAGACGTAGGCGGTGTTGTTTCCGCATTTGGGGCATTCAATTCTGACGGTGGGGAGGGTTCGTAGCTTTTGCTCTTCTTTGCCGATGACTGCTACAAGCTGCTGGGGGTTGTGATGTATCACTTTTGCTATTGGGGGTTCAATTTTTTGGGGGGCTTCGGGTTTTTTGTATCCGCACTTGGAGCAGACAAGAGCTAAGGAGGGTTCCTTGCCAGCCTTGGTTTTCTTGGGTTCAAGACGGGAACCACATTTGGGACAAAATTCCATAGTTCTTAACTCCCTTTTCCGCTCTTTTCTAAGCATAATAACTTTTAACGTTTTCGTAAATGAGTATCCAACGTTCTATATAGAGCTTGTTCCAGACGCCACCAAATGAGCCACCCGCAAAGCTTCAGGAAGCACACTTCGAGTCGCAGTCAACTTCAAAACCGATTTCGCAAGCTCAGAGGGTATTCCTGCAACCTCAAAATACAAAGGCGTCTTCGCATCACGCACCCGAACATCAAAAAGCTCGCCAGCATTAAGAACCCCGCGCCAGCGAACCTCACTGTGAGGCAAATTAGATAGGGCAACACGGATTTTCTGCAAATCAGGCTTTTTATGCGTCACCGCAATAACGGGCACCCCAGTTTTTTCATAGAGCTCTTTTATGTCAACAACGTTAAACCCTGCAAATGTTATGCCGTTAAGCAGTATAACGCGCAGTTGCTTGTAGTAAGGCGAATTAACAATCATGCTGCTTATGTTTGAGGTAGCATCCAAAGCATCCACAGTTATGGTTGTGCTCATTACGCCTTCAAGCCAGTAGCCGCCCCTAAAAACCACACCCACCACACGAACCTGCTTGTTAGAGTGCGGCGTAAACTTGCCATCATCTATGCCCACAACGCGGATTTCAGGCTTTACAACACGCAACTGCCTACGAACCAACAGCACCCCACCTAAAAAGTAGAGAAACACGCATTATAAAATTTAACATAAAACAAGAAAGAAAAATACAAACCGGTAGGGAAGCAAAAGAGTGGTTAGTCGGCGAGGGCTTTTTCGAGTGCTTTGTTGAATTCTTGGTTGGCTTCGCGTGCTTTTTCTGCGGCTTGCATGAGGGCGTCTACGGGTTTGGCTTTGCCTTTCATTCGAACGTAGATGATGGGGTCAGAGGCTAAGGGGTGGGGGATATCGTAGCCTGCTTGGTCAACGTTTGGGTCTTCAAGCAGCTTCTTTTGCAGCAGGTTGCATACACCATGACCAACATCTTTGATTTCGATTTTGAGTTCGTTTTCGGTTTGTTTTAAAACGTTAATTTTCATTTTCTTGTGACCTCTTCGTTTTAGATGGCGTCGCTTCCGTAGTCAGGTGCTAGTTTGCGTCGTTCGCGGTTGCCGCATCTTGCGCAGTGCAGTTCGTGGCGTTGCTGCTCAAGTAAGTAGCCGCAGTTGGAGCAAAACGCGTGAAGTATGCCAAGGGTGCGGTCGGCGGTGGTTAGGTGGTAGACTTGGTTTTTTGAACTAATAACTTTGGCACGTATGATGTCGCCAGGTTTGCATACGTCACTCATGGAGTTAACGTAACGGTCGGAAACATCGCTTACATGCAAGATGCCGCTAAACACGCCAGACATTTTCTTTTTAGCGCCCACTTCAAAAATACGAACCAAAACGTTGTCGGATTGCGCGTTACCAACTTGCCCAACAACAGTTACACCTGCCTTGGGAACCACGGCGCCTTGAACAACAGGATAAACAGAAACACGCTTGTTTAACAGGTCCATAAGAGCCCTGCCAACGATTTTAGAGTAAATCACGCCATCTTTAACATAAGTTCCAGCGTCAGGAATGAACTCTTCAATAACACCCAAACGCTCACCGGGAAGAACCAACTGCCCGCTTTTCTGGTCAGATTTCAAAGCCATCGAAATATCCCTTTACCTTAAACACAAACATGCTATTTTGAACGTTAGCTAAACGAGTACATCTCATAGATTCGCTGCTGTGCAATAAACCTTTTGATTTGAGTTAGAAAGAAAAACAAGAAAGCTAAGAGGCTACCACGGGTTATATATTGGCAAATCAGTTTCTGATTACGTAGAGGTCAGTTATGATTTCTTGTTTGGCTTTGGTGTGGAAGTCGAACATGTGAGGAATTGTCATGAGTAGGGCGTAGGTGGCTTGAATTGTGCCGCCGTGTTTTTCGATGAATCTTTGAAGAAAGGGTGAAGGCGCAACTTGGAGTAGTCCATTGTTTGCTTTGATTTTTCCTATCAGGTGCTTGTCAGTGTAGGGGTGATTATGAAGCGAATAAACTGCGTTGCCTACTTCAAGGGCTTTTGATAGAAAACGCCTATCAGCCGCATGTTTTTGCACTCCAAAGGGCGGATTTTGCACAACCGTATCAAAAGAGC is from Candidatus Bathyarchaeota archaeon and encodes:
- a CDS encoding exosome complex RNA-binding protein Csl4; this translates as MALKSDQKSGQLVLPGERLGVIEEFIPDAGTYVKDGVIYSKIVGRALMDLLNKRVSVYPVVQGAVVPKAGVTVVGQVGNAQSDNVLVRIFEVGAKKKMSGVFSGILHVSDVSDRYVNSMSDVCKPGDIIRAKVISSKNQVYHLTTADRTLGILHAFCSNCGYLLEQQRHELHCARCGNRERRKLAPDYGSDAI
- a CDS encoding DNA primase large subunit PriL, which encodes MSQETQSFTPNDIAKYPFLKETAAYLQLIGLDIDELDSPELSGILNRAKERLENAVLYVWTGERVANDLEIPSFPVAIILALATKNSFIKKRYALAEAKEAFSALQHESNQRLIAIAKDFDWDIQLNKDPEIALDFVIGVADYLRNITHLRDENWKLVNRLLTNGKVYLPQHDIARLLQEEIQRRIEKRLETKELPDFPPKITQIAEYITDLAKEKIGESEMDGFPKIVSQSAFPPCIVALQDAATNGRHLSHIGRFALTSFLVTIGMPSEKVAEVFKTFSDYNARLTLYQVEHIAGERGSGTKYTPPSCSTLKTHGVCTNPDQLCQHIRHPLVYYKRKQPKPA
- the pcn gene encoding proliferating cell nuclear antigen (pcna); the protein is MFKLKVSDAKLLKDMANAISILVDEATFKIETDGLKLRAMDPSRVAMIDFEWPKSIFEEYDCSESSAMCINISELLKLLKRASKDEAVELSLDDKTGRLQVKITGKYTRKFNMPTLEASEEEVPTPKITFNVVAKTTTQGLSQAIDDAGLVSDHVRFEADPEKLVLSASGDLMGATITLQKGNDALLDLDVKEESKATFSLSYLSEIIKAASATSDIATLEFSSDMPVRIDFQQTIEGKLTFFLAPRIETE
- a CDS encoding DUF99 family protein; translation: MVRRQLRVVKPEIRVVGIDDGKFTPHSNKQVRVVGVVFRGGYWLEGVMSTTITVDALDATSNISSMIVNSPYYKQLRVILLNGITFAGFNVVDIKELYEKTGVPVIAVTHKKPDLQKIRVALSNLPHSEVRWRGVLNAGELFDVRVRDAKTPLYFEVAGIPSELAKSVLKLTATRSVLPEALRVAHLVASGTSSI
- a CDS encoding DNA-directed RNA polymerase subunit L, whose translation is MKINVLKQTENELKIEIKDVGHGVCNLLQKKLLEDPNVDQAGYDIPHPLASDPIIYVRMKGKAKPVDALMQAAEKAREANQEFNKALEKALAD
- a CDS encoding transcription factor S, producing the protein MEFCPKCGSRLEPKKTKAGKEPSLALVCSKCGYKKPEAPQKIEPPIAKVIHHNPQQLVAVIGKEEQKLRTLPTVRIECPKCGNNTAYVWQVQTRGSDESSTQFLRCTKCNYTFREYS